The DNA window ATCGTTGCTCTCGGTATCGTCCACGCGGCGGTCAAGCCCCTGTCCGGCGATCTCGCTTCGGTTGCAGGTGCACTTGCCTTCGGTCCTGGCCTCATATTTTTGGTAATCGGCCGAACGGAACTATTCAACGAGAACTTTTTGGACCCGGTCGCGAAAGCGGTCAATCAGCCAGATTCGTGGATGGTCGTGCCGCTCCTCCGCCTGTGGAGCGTCACCTTTGTGGTCAACCTCATCGGTGGTGTTCTCATGGCGCTCATCTTTTCGGTCGAGGGTGCGCTGACACCAGCGACAGCGGCGTCATTACGCACGTCAGCGAATGAATTCGTTCACCGAGCGCCGCTGGCGAAGTTCGCGGACGCAATCGCGGGCGGCATCCTCGTGAGTCTGCTGTCTTTTCTCTTGGAAGCCGCAGACAGCGTCAGAGACCGTATTACTCTCGCGTACATCGTCGGATTCCTGCTGGCGCTCGGACCGTTCGACCACGTAATCGTCACCGTGCTGCACGTCGTTTTCGGTATGCTCTTCAACGCCAGCATCGGCGTTGGAACACTCGCCCGCATGACGGTCATCATCACGGCTGGCAACGTCGTTGGCGGACTTGGTCTGGTTACGCTCACTCACATCGTGCAGGTACGCGGAGCACGCGAATCCGACGATTGAACGAGAGAGTCGCTTGATCCACTGTCGTTTACTGGCGTCGATCACGCACGCTTTCTACCGAACAGTATCACTGAAAACAACGATACTGAAGCGGTTGGGGTGAGCGAATCGGCCTTCAGTACGTATCTCGATGGTGGTGACGGTCTCGATGAGACCGTGTCTGATCGATACTGCTACTCTTTTCCGCGTGCCGTTTCGAACATTTCGATCGCTCGCTCTCTCCGTTCTTTGTGATCGACGATCGGGGCAGGATAGTCAGGGGCGATCTCATCGCGTTCATCGTCTTCGAGTTCGTGCCACTGGTGGATCTTGTCGGGTGCCACGTCACGGAGTTCGGGCACGTACTGCTTGATGTGCTTGGCGTCGGGATCGTACCGTTCGCCTTGTGTCATCGGGTTGAACACACGGAAGTACGGCTGTGCGTCCGCCCCT is part of the Halocatena salina genome and encodes:
- a CDS encoding formate/nitrite transporter family protein; the protein is MTVAPSPAEIFDRAVEEGERRLNQSALELVATSFIAGFTVVFGIVALGIVHAAVKPLSGDLASVAGALAFGPGLIFLVIGRTELFNENFLDPVAKAVNQPDSWMVVPLLRLWSVTFVVNLIGGVLMALIFSVEGALTPATAASLRTSANEFVHRAPLAKFADAIAGGILVSLLSFLLEAADSVRDRITLAYIVGFLLALGPFDHVIVTVLHVVFGMLFNASIGVGTLARMTVIITAGNVVGGLGLVTLTHIVQVRGARESDD